One segment of Candidatus Melainabacteria bacterium DNA contains the following:
- the murI gene encoding glutamate racemase — MAEQLRDFNRIGLFDSGVGGLSVLREMAKLPATSRGRKFSYVGDTARCPYGNREPAEIVRYVDEIIDFLMTKNVDSIVMACNTSAAHAFESAKRRSPVPVFDLISATAEYTASLNKKVGVMATASTVRSHIFSRLIKSHQPGLDVFELACPEFVPIIESGNINQPGTLGVVEQHVRTLLEQEVEVLILGCTHFPFLRAHLERLLDGKVQLIDPAVILREFLTAGSNYNDAPVNVSNQDEFNFYVTGNAETFSRAATSCLGALPGPVQAISVEQFSEQSLMEKITDVVIAAAESMASPAVPSIVTP, encoded by the coding sequence ATGGCAGAGCAGCTCAGAGACTTCAATCGCATCGGCTTATTCGATTCAGGCGTTGGTGGATTATCGGTTTTGCGAGAAATGGCTAAACTGCCTGCAACATCCAGGGGACGGAAGTTTTCGTACGTCGGTGACACAGCTCGATGCCCCTACGGCAATCGAGAACCGGCTGAAATAGTTCGCTACGTCGACGAAATCATTGATTTTCTGATGACGAAGAACGTCGATTCGATTGTAATGGCATGCAACACCAGTGCAGCGCACGCCTTCGAGTCAGCGAAACGCCGCTCGCCCGTGCCAGTGTTCGACCTGATCAGCGCTACGGCCGAATACACTGCCAGTCTAAACAAGAAGGTGGGTGTCATGGCCACTGCTTCCACAGTGCGCAGTCACATCTTTTCCAGATTGATCAAATCGCATCAACCAGGATTAGATGTATTTGAGCTAGCCTGCCCAGAGTTTGTACCAATCATTGAAAGCGGCAATATAAATCAGCCCGGCACTCTCGGTGTCGTCGAGCAGCACGTACGAACGCTCCTGGAGCAAGAGGTAGAAGTCCTGATTCTGGGCTGCACACACTTCCCCTTCCTGCGTGCACATCTGGAGCGCTTACTGGACGGAAAAGTACAACTTATCGATCCGGCGGTGATTCTCAGAGAATTTTTGACGGCAGGCTCGAACTACAATGATGCGCCAGTCAATGTTTCCAATCAAGATGAATTCAACTTCTATGTCACTGGCAATGCCGAGACATTTTCTCGCGCTGCTACAAGCTGCCTGGGGGCTCTTCCAGGTCCAGTTCAGGCAATATCGGTAGAGCAATTTTCTGAGCAAAGTCTCATGGAAAAAATCACCGACGTCGTCATCGCTGCCGCCGAATCGATGGCGTCACCAGCGGTACCAAGCATCGTCACACCGTAA
- a CDS encoding serine/threonine protein kinase, whose product MGSDDVETPIRMRCMRCQEEFADGRQVCPHDGTRLIVALPDPMIGKTFADRYEIIDVLGRGGMSVVYKAQQIFMQNLVAIKVLHQTLNSDPTSFDRFKQEAVAAISIRDKNVIQVLDFGISDEKAFLIMEYLEGQDLSDWLTKNGDMDVERALDIFIQACSGLASAHAKGVIHRDLKPGNLFLMKEDDGSDLVKIVDFGIAKIESSHSQSLTQPGEVFGSPLYMSPEQCQGKPLDARSDIYSLGCVLYETLSGSPPLMGINSFETMNKHVGEQPLPIRAVVPNKEIPEALDACILKALQKNPDQRQQTMQEFKQELIDSIKGSRFHLQESRTGLKPVGTPPGPEDVGAETVVDLELGARAKEELQKLVLDAVDLTKKQDAHNRRLRQMVLVLYVMLGSLVMTLFWLATKPGPQSDPAPFYKQEPYRWKISEAEAEVREGKYKQALESYKTAVEMSKDFGEGTEKRTKALLGLLICLEHTGADQETITQARHELLDANVKHMEYIYGHDGHDLARIIDMDAGLLQRIGGSKVDRAYAETLAKKYVANARDDFQKKNFVKSLSWLQEALEIEEQNHCDAGVATTAEGFQASQEGKEHIEQIKELLNRAVIAEQSSPQQSELNTKELNQPKNTMQ is encoded by the coding sequence GTGGGCTCAGACGACGTCGAAACGCCAATTAGAATGCGCTGCATGCGCTGCCAGGAAGAATTTGCCGACGGCAGGCAAGTCTGTCCGCACGATGGAACGCGTCTGATTGTCGCGCTGCCTGATCCCATGATCGGCAAGACATTTGCCGATCGGTACGAGATCATAGATGTGCTCGGGCGCGGCGGCATGAGCGTGGTCTACAAGGCGCAGCAGATTTTCATGCAAAATCTTGTCGCCATCAAAGTGTTGCATCAAACCCTCAACTCTGACCCGACCAGCTTCGACCGATTCAAACAAGAGGCAGTCGCGGCAATATCAATTCGAGACAAGAATGTCATTCAGGTTCTAGACTTCGGAATCAGCGACGAGAAAGCTTTCCTGATTATGGAATATCTGGAAGGACAGGACCTCTCCGATTGGCTGACAAAAAATGGAGATATGGATGTCGAACGAGCTCTCGATATATTCATCCAGGCTTGCAGCGGGCTTGCTAGCGCGCATGCAAAAGGAGTAATTCACAGAGATCTCAAACCCGGCAATCTCTTTCTTATGAAAGAAGATGACGGCAGTGATCTGGTCAAGATTGTCGATTTCGGCATTGCAAAAATCGAATCAAGCCATTCGCAAAGTTTGACACAACCAGGCGAAGTTTTCGGAAGTCCACTCTACATGAGCCCGGAACAGTGCCAGGGCAAACCGCTCGATGCGCGTTCAGATATTTATTCGCTCGGCTGCGTCCTTTACGAAACGCTATCAGGATCGCCACCACTGATGGGGATAAATTCTTTCGAGACGATGAACAAACACGTCGGCGAGCAACCTCTTCCGATTCGCGCAGTGGTGCCAAACAAAGAGATTCCCGAAGCTCTCGACGCCTGCATTCTCAAAGCGCTGCAAAAAAATCCCGATCAGCGCCAGCAAACAATGCAAGAATTCAAACAAGAGCTAATTGACTCGATAAAAGGCTCACGATTCCATCTACAAGAGAGTCGGACAGGGCTTAAACCAGTTGGTACGCCACCTGGCCCTGAAGATGTTGGCGCAGAGACGGTCGTAGATCTGGAACTCGGTGCCAGGGCCAAAGAAGAATTGCAAAAGCTTGTGCTGGACGCAGTCGACCTGACAAAAAAACAAGATGCGCACAATCGACGATTGCGCCAGATGGTGCTGGTTCTGTACGTCATGTTGGGTTCCCTGGTGATGACACTTTTCTGGCTGGCCACTAAACCTGGTCCACAATCTGATCCCGCCCCGTTCTACAAGCAAGAGCCCTATCGGTGGAAAATTTCAGAAGCTGAGGCTGAAGTGCGTGAGGGCAAATACAAGCAAGCTCTCGAATCTTATAAAACTGCCGTAGAGATGTCTAAGGATTTTGGCGAAGGAACTGAGAAACGAACGAAAGCACTCCTCGGTCTGTTGATCTGCCTTGAGCATACCGGCGCGGATCAAGAGACAATAACGCAGGCTCGTCATGAACTGCTCGACGCCAACGTCAAACACATGGAGTATATCTATGGACACGACGGTCACGACCTGGCGAGGATAATCGACATGGATGCAGGGCTGCTGCAGAGAATCGGCGGCAGCAAAGTCGACCGAGCCTATGCAGAAACGCTGGCGAAGAAATATGTAGCCAATGCCAGAGACGATTTTCAAAAAAAGAACTTCGTCAAGTCTTTAAGTTGGCTTCAAGAGGCGCTTGAAATCGAAGAACAGAACCATTGTGATGCAGGAGTGGCCACGACCGCGGAAGGATTCCAGGCTTCGCAGGAAGGTAAAGAGCACATCGAACAAATCAAAGAATTGCTGAACCGAGCCGTCATCGCCGAACAATCGTCACCACAGCAAAGCGAATTAAACACTAAAGAACTCAACCAACCCAAAAACACAATGCAGTGA
- a CDS encoding serine/threonine protein kinase encodes MKSCPECFSEYEDSVERCPEDSATLKNIEKDPLVGSRLADRYEVLGVVGRGGMGVVYKVRHEMMDRFMAVKMLHSHLVSEPEAVKRFHREAKTVSQVKHHHIITLYDFGMSSQRQPYLVMDFLEGTSLKNVIKEEGMVPFERADHIYQQVIDGLATAHQMNLVHRDLKPENIMLSKNANDPDWVTLVDFGLSKLREPKQEDAYQITKVGDVCGSPPYMSPEQCLSSTVVDPRSDIYSLAVCVYETLTGRLPFNAKSAIEMLDAHLYATPIPFNQALPELKVCSEVTHVLNKALQKDPEARHQTVQEFGEELHDALSRDALKLRTFKHRIEVANFKDLVSEAEALHKATLENEAMKAVTAQVAKAAADLDGVQFMRNKENSSEQRTSKANKILSDSGWMSRFQRKGEDESESVATGEHPLLDTCPYCHAAVQPEIKFCIKCNHQLTGPVGQYSPTRANKSDGQGKGFSSKAKVATTSKSNSLSIIQKVLTVVLVVLIGYGGWTAMNNDELRTTISKLVANVEKK; translated from the coding sequence TTGAAATCCTGCCCTGAATGCTTTTCAGAGTATGAGGACTCGGTCGAGCGTTGTCCTGAAGATTCAGCGACCCTGAAAAACATCGAGAAAGATCCCCTGGTTGGCAGCCGCCTGGCAGACCGATATGAGGTCCTCGGTGTGGTTGGACGGGGCGGTATGGGTGTCGTCTATAAGGTACGACACGAGATGATGGACCGCTTCATGGCCGTGAAGATGTTGCATTCGCACCTTGTTTCGGAACCGGAGGCTGTTAAGCGTTTTCATCGGGAAGCGAAGACCGTTTCTCAGGTTAAACACCATCACATTATTACCCTTTACGACTTTGGCATGAGCTCACAGCGTCAGCCTTATCTGGTCATGGATTTTCTGGAGGGAACAAGCCTCAAGAATGTGATCAAAGAAGAAGGGATGGTGCCTTTTGAGCGTGCTGATCACATTTATCAACAGGTCATAGACGGATTGGCAACAGCCCACCAGATGAATCTGGTGCATCGCGACTTGAAGCCTGAGAACATCATGCTCAGCAAAAACGCAAACGATCCAGATTGGGTGACTCTGGTCGATTTTGGTTTGTCGAAGCTTCGCGAACCGAAGCAGGAAGATGCTTATCAGATTACCAAAGTCGGCGATGTCTGCGGCAGCCCACCCTATATGAGTCCGGAACAGTGCCTCTCTTCCACGGTCGTCGATCCGCGCAGCGACATCTACTCGCTTGCTGTGTGTGTATATGAAACCCTTACAGGCAGGCTGCCATTCAACGCTAAGTCGGCTATCGAAATGCTCGATGCTCATCTTTACGCCACTCCAATCCCATTCAATCAGGCATTGCCTGAATTGAAGGTCTGCTCGGAGGTGACGCATGTCCTTAATAAGGCTCTGCAAAAGGATCCTGAAGCAAGGCATCAAACTGTCCAGGAATTCGGAGAGGAACTGCACGACGCCCTGTCTAGAGATGCTTTGAAGCTTCGAACTTTCAAACACAGAATTGAGGTAGCAAACTTCAAGGATCTGGTCAGTGAAGCTGAGGCTTTGCACAAAGCGACACTGGAAAATGAAGCAATGAAGGCCGTTACTGCGCAAGTCGCCAAAGCTGCTGCTGATCTGGATGGCGTGCAGTTTATGCGCAACAAAGAAAATTCAAGTGAGCAGCGTACGTCTAAGGCCAACAAGATTCTTTCCGACAGCGGCTGGATGAGCCGGTTTCAGAGAAAGGGAGAAGATGAGTCAGAGTCTGTCGCCACAGGTGAGCATCCACTACTGGACACGTGTCCATACTGCCATGCTGCGGTGCAGCCGGAAATCAAATTCTGCATAAAGTGCAACCATCAACTGACAGGACCGGTCGGTCAATACAGCCCGACCAGGGCCAACAAGAGCGACGGACAGGGCAAGGGTTTCAGTTCTAAGGCCAAGGTCGCAACGACCAGCAAGTCAAATTCGCTGTCAATTATCCAGAAGGTTCTTACTGTCGTCTTAGTTGTTCTGATTGGCTATGGCGGCTGGACTGCCATGAATAATGATGAACTGCGCACCACTATTAGTAAGCTCGTCGCCAACGTGGAGAAAAAATAG
- the hemW gene encoding radical SAM family heme chaperone HemW, with translation MSLSAYVHIPFCTHKCEFCDFAAFAGLSHLEDEYCQIVCCEISERDVSNLEGTALDSIFYGGGTPGLISISNLAKIQDQLRNKFGLSANCEINLETTPHAITSDKLQGWKELGVNRLSIGVESFQDAELKAIGRDHTRAQAYEGIEQALAHGLDNVCLDFMYGLPTQTIESWTNTLEQLFALTERSQQIKHFSAYGLHLSNNSPLYSRFPKDSPLYPEDKIHEEMFVTLVKMASKAGFQHYEVSNFCRPGNQSRHNLSYWNNSEYVAYGVSAHRHVAGVRSSNWRSIAAYMKDYLGNETSEVIDPETRKREAIMLGLRLRSGLDLTSFEADFGVKFLENYRSQVEKLTSLGLVELVDRRLRITDHGVLVSNSIISEFF, from the coding sequence ATGTCTTTAAGCGCATACGTTCACATTCCCTTTTGTACGCACAAATGCGAGTTTTGCGATTTCGCAGCATTTGCCGGACTGTCGCATCTGGAAGATGAATATTGTCAGATCGTCTGTTGCGAAATCAGCGAACGTGATGTCTCGAATCTTGAGGGGACCGCGCTTGATTCAATCTTCTATGGTGGTGGAACTCCTGGCTTGATAAGCATCTCCAACCTGGCAAAGATTCAAGATCAACTGAGAAATAAATTTGGGCTTTCCGCAAACTGTGAAATCAATCTGGAAACGACACCACATGCGATTACATCGGATAAACTGCAGGGCTGGAAAGAACTTGGTGTCAATCGTCTGTCTATCGGTGTCGAGTCGTTTCAGGATGCTGAACTGAAAGCAATTGGACGCGATCATACGAGAGCCCAGGCTTACGAAGGAATCGAGCAAGCGTTAGCTCATGGTTTGGATAATGTCTGTCTTGACTTTATGTATGGTTTACCCACTCAAACTATAGAATCGTGGACAAATACACTCGAACAGCTATTCGCTCTCACCGAGCGTTCTCAGCAGATCAAACATTTTTCTGCCTACGGTTTGCATCTTTCAAATAATTCGCCTCTGTATTCGAGATTTCCCAAAGACTCTCCCCTTTATCCAGAAGACAAAATTCACGAAGAGATGTTTGTGACGCTCGTAAAAATGGCATCGAAGGCTGGCTTTCAGCACTACGAGGTGTCAAATTTTTGCCGACCAGGAAATCAATCCCGACATAATCTTTCCTATTGGAATAACAGTGAATACGTAGCCTATGGTGTCAGCGCTCACAGGCATGTTGCGGGCGTGCGAAGCTCTAATTGGCGATCGATAGCCGCGTACATGAAAGACTACCTTGGTAACGAGACCTCGGAGGTGATCGACCCGGAGACCCGCAAGCGCGAGGCGATTATGCTGGGGCTGAGATTGAGGAGCGGGCTTGACCTGACTTCGTTTGAAGCAGATTTTGGCGTCAAATTTCTGGAGAATTACCGGTCGCAAGTGGAAAAGCTGACCAGCTTGGGTCTGGTCGAGCTTGTGGACCGCAGGTTGCGTATTACCGACCACGGGGTACTCGTCAGTAACTCAATCATCTCCGAGTTCTTTTAG
- a CDS encoding tetratricopeptide repeat protein, with protein sequence MNILLNSSHNTSIWPNFVVLGLIYSCSVAYASAQSTSSSQSLTPAMDMLRQKSAENLIPRTPLNGIMKTNVGPTVTRKPPVSRLNRKPVELTSEEKAQDFLGDLDSVVKVVKLDPASADLHAIGDLLISFRRQVTDHPSDPMLRRKLGAYLFLAGDYEGAATELKRAIALKPDDYVSHTLLACVYDDVNARESASAEFHRAMELSPDSPDVHILYADSLASHGDVSEAIAEYRKAVAIKPTADGYSGLAEALLVAHDNIGAVKAARQGVSVEPGSAKAHVALTKALLLSGNTQSAIRTARQAVLLSPASADSHIALGRALHAKNNLNGAVEEFKQAVALDPLNAQARNDLGYALYGKGDIFLAISELRLALRINPHLSEARNNLEIAIHGLSGKKHP encoded by the coding sequence GTGAACATTTTGCTTAACAGTAGCCACAATACATCCATCTGGCCCAACTTCGTAGTCCTCGGACTTATCTATTCATGCTCGGTTGCATACGCATCAGCGCAATCAACGAGCAGCTCGCAAAGTCTCACCCCGGCGATGGATATGCTCAGGCAGAAATCTGCCGAGAATTTGATTCCCAGGACTCCGCTAAATGGCATCATGAAAACAAACGTGGGACCGACGGTGACAAGAAAGCCGCCGGTCAGCCGTCTCAACCGTAAGCCGGTGGAGCTGACATCTGAGGAGAAAGCTCAAGATTTTCTCGGCGATCTGGATTCTGTCGTCAAGGTAGTGAAACTGGATCCTGCTTCAGCCGACCTGCATGCCATCGGCGATTTGCTGATCAGCTTTAGACGACAGGTTACCGACCATCCTTCTGATCCCATGCTGAGGCGGAAGTTAGGAGCATACCTCTTTCTGGCGGGAGACTACGAGGGCGCAGCCACAGAGCTCAAACGAGCGATCGCGCTCAAACCTGATGATTATGTTTCTCACACATTGTTGGCTTGCGTTTATGACGACGTAAACGCGCGAGAATCTGCCAGTGCTGAATTTCACAGAGCTATGGAGCTGTCTCCTGATTCACCTGATGTTCATATCTTGTACGCCGACAGTCTTGCCAGTCACGGTGACGTTTCAGAAGCGATTGCCGAATATCGAAAAGCAGTGGCAATCAAACCAACAGCAGACGGCTACTCTGGGCTAGCCGAAGCTTTGCTTGTTGCACACGACAATATCGGTGCCGTCAAAGCAGCCCGTCAGGGAGTTTCGGTGGAGCCAGGCTCTGCCAAGGCACATGTTGCGTTGACAAAAGCGTTGCTGCTTTCAGGAAATACGCAGTCGGCGATACGCACGGCCCGACAGGCGGTCTTGCTCAGCCCTGCCTCGGCAGACAGCCATATAGCACTCGGTCGAGCCCTGCACGCAAAAAATAATCTGAACGGCGCTGTCGAAGAATTCAAACAAGCGGTGGCACTTGATCCACTCAATGCACAAGCAAGAAATGATCTTGGTTATGCTCTGTACGGCAAAGGAGATATATTTTTGGCTATCTCCGAACTTCGTCTGGCGTTGCGGATCAATCCACATTTGAGCGAAGCTCGAAACAACCTGGAAATCGCCATTCACGGGCTTTCCGGCAAAAAACATCCATAA
- the glmS gene encoding glutamine--fructose-6-phosphate transaminase (isomerizing), which yields MCGIVGYLGPAQAAPVLLSELRCLEYRGYDSAGVAVIEDGQLSVMKAAGKLSNLEALLVTKKPAATVGIGHTRWATHGVPNDQNAHPHMDSTGTIAVVHNGIIENHEELREELIKAGYVFTSETDTEVVAHLVSFEYKKDQDLLKAILRSVARLDGAYALGIVCQRHPDKIYAVNRHYSLAIGLGEHESYLASDSMAVRQYTNKILKLEQSEVAEISASGARLFDFEGKEVFRKPVSMDSNPYIIDKGGYKHFLLKEIHEQPLVLRKTIGKYLSAPTKPVNFVVTHEADENLGYGVKFTPEEIKSFERVHIVACGTAYHAGMVGKYLLEELCSIPVDVEIASEIRGRRMLVNEKTLTIAVSQSGETADTIAALTEAKARGSYTLGITNRPDSHLGQITPNLIVTECGIEVSVAATKTYVAQLTSFYLLAIYLAEVRGSITKERAKELKSTLNLIPTLQEKILGKENEIRKSSLKYAEAHDVVFIGRGLNFPTALEGALKLKELSYIHASGYAAGELKHGPIAVLDANVPVVTVVVPGAVYEKTLSNAQEARARNAKMIAVAVEGDEQVAKMFDTTFTIPEVEEFFSPLLTVVPLQLMSYYIADYLGKDVDQPRNLAKSVTVE from the coding sequence ATGTGTGGAATTGTTGGTTATCTTGGACCAGCCCAGGCAGCACCGGTTTTGCTATCCGAGCTTAGATGTTTGGAGTATCGCGGTTACGACTCAGCGGGCGTGGCTGTAATTGAAGACGGTCAGTTGTCTGTAATGAAGGCGGCTGGCAAACTGTCCAATCTGGAAGCCTTACTTGTCACCAAGAAACCAGCAGCAACAGTGGGCATCGGTCATACTCGTTGGGCTACCCACGGTGTGCCGAATGACCAGAATGCTCATCCCCACATGGATTCGACCGGCACGATTGCAGTTGTTCACAACGGAATTATCGAAAATCACGAAGAGCTACGTGAAGAGCTGATTAAGGCTGGATACGTTTTTACATCTGAGACCGACACTGAAGTGGTGGCACATCTGGTGTCGTTCGAATATAAAAAAGACCAGGACCTTCTGAAAGCGATTTTGCGTTCAGTGGCCAGACTGGATGGAGCCTATGCTCTGGGAATCGTCTGTCAGCGCCATCCAGACAAGATTTATGCTGTCAATCGTCACTACTCTCTGGCGATCGGATTGGGTGAGCACGAAAGCTATCTTGCTTCCGACAGTATGGCCGTGCGTCAGTACACCAACAAGATTCTTAAACTCGAACAAAGCGAAGTAGCAGAGATTTCTGCAAGTGGCGCCAGGCTGTTCGACTTTGAAGGCAAGGAAGTTTTCCGTAAGCCTGTTTCGATGGACAGCAATCCATACATTATCGATAAAGGTGGATACAAACATTTCCTTCTTAAGGAAATTCATGAACAACCGCTGGTGCTGCGCAAAACGATCGGAAAATACCTGTCGGCTCCAACCAAACCGGTCAATTTTGTCGTCACGCACGAAGCTGATGAGAACCTCGGTTATGGAGTGAAATTCACACCGGAAGAGATCAAATCTTTTGAACGGGTCCACATCGTTGCTTGCGGAACTGCATATCACGCTGGTATGGTCGGCAAATATCTTCTCGAGGAGCTTTGCTCAATCCCAGTTGACGTTGAGATCGCGTCTGAAATCCGCGGACGTCGAATGCTGGTGAACGAAAAGACTCTCACTATTGCAGTCAGCCAGTCAGGCGAAACAGCCGACACAATCGCCGCATTGACCGAAGCAAAGGCACGTGGATCCTACACGTTGGGAATCACTAACCGTCCTGATTCGCATCTTGGACAGATCACACCTAACTTGATTGTCACTGAATGCGGTATTGAAGTCTCAGTCGCTGCCACGAAAACATATGTGGCTCAGCTGACGAGCTTCTATTTACTGGCCATCTATCTGGCGGAAGTGCGCGGCTCAATCACGAAGGAACGTGCCAAAGAGCTGAAATCAACTTTGAATTTGATCCCCACGCTGCAAGAGAAAATCCTGGGCAAGGAAAACGAAATTCGCAAGTCGTCTCTCAAGTATGCAGAAGCTCATGACGTTGTATTCATCGGTCGTGGTCTGAATTTCCCCACTGCACTCGAAGGCGCTCTTAAACTCAAGGAGCTGTCTTACATTCATGCTTCCGGTTACGCTGCCGGTGAACTCAAGCATGGACCGATTGCCGTACTGGACGCAAACGTACCTGTGGTGACTGTAGTTGTGCCAGGCGCAGTTTATGAGAAGACTCTGTCTAATGCTCAGGAAGCGCGAGCCCGGAATGCCAAAATGATCGCCGTGGCAGTTGAGGGCGATGAGCAAGTAGCGAAGATGTTCGACACCACTTTCACCATTCCGGAAGTGGAAGAATTCTTCAGCCCACTGCTCACAGTCGTGCCGCTGCAACTGATGTCTTATTACATTGCCGACTATCTTGGTAAAGACGTCGATCAGCCGCGCAACCTCGCTAAGTCAGTCACGGTCGAATAA
- a CDS encoding ribosome recycling factor — protein sequence MTGGDIIADAEERMKKAIGNLHQELQTVRTGRANPGLLDRVEVDYYGTPTPLKSLANISTPDGRSLVIQPYDKSGLKDIEQAIHKSGLGLTPTSDGSMIRISIPTLTEDRRKELVKIVKKYGEECRVAVRNIRRDGADHLKKQKGEGVSEDEIKRKEEALQKVTDKYVKEVDKAIHDKEVEVMDI from the coding sequence ATGACCGGCGGTGACATTATTGCTGATGCCGAAGAGCGCATGAAAAAGGCAATTGGAAATCTGCATCAAGAATTGCAGACAGTCCGCACAGGACGTGCAAATCCTGGATTGCTCGATCGTGTTGAAGTTGACTATTACGGAACACCCACTCCGCTCAAAAGTCTGGCAAATATATCCACTCCTGATGGTCGTTCGCTTGTGATTCAGCCCTACGACAAAAGTGGACTGAAAGACATTGAACAAGCTATCCACAAGTCCGGACTGGGATTGACGCCCACCAGCGATGGCTCCATGATCAGAATTTCGATTCCGACTTTGACTGAAGACCGTCGCAAAGAACTGGTCAAAATCGTAAAGAAATACGGTGAAGAGTGCCGCGTCGCTGTGCGCAACATTCGCCGAGACGGAGCCGATCATCTGAAGAAACAGAAGGGTGAAGGTGTCTCGGAAGACGAAATTAAACGCAAAGAGGAAGCTCTGCAAAAGGTTACAGATAAGTACGTAAAGGAAGTAGATAAAGCCATTCACGACAAAGAAGTCGAAGTGATGGACATCTAG
- a CDS encoding UMP kinase: MGDIKYKRVLLKLSGEALMGSQHSVNAASIATRGNIDPEVIDRIANEVANAHKLGVQIAIVVGGGNYFRGSQGSAWGMDKAAADYVGMLATIMNCLILQEVLKSKGVDTRVQTAIAMPAVAEPFIRQRAIRHLEKNRVVIFGGGTGNPLFTTDTAAALRAAEIKANVILMAKNNVDGVYDDDPKSNTNAKKIDDISFGEVIQRGLKVMDPAAVSVCQDNGIPIVVFDFAKPGSIERIVSGQRIGTLVATAVGGRK, encoded by the coding sequence GTGGGCGACATAAAATATAAACGTGTTCTTTTGAAATTAAGTGGTGAAGCCCTGATGGGCTCTCAACACTCTGTTAATGCTGCTTCTATTGCTACTCGCGGCAATATCGACCCGGAAGTAATCGATCGCATCGCCAATGAAGTGGCCAACGCACACAAGCTAGGTGTGCAAATTGCCATTGTAGTTGGTGGCGGAAACTACTTCCGCGGCAGCCAGGGAAGCGCCTGGGGCATGGACAAAGCTGCTGCCGATTATGTCGGTATGCTTGCCACAATTATGAATTGCTTGATATTGCAAGAAGTTTTGAAGTCCAAGGGTGTCGACACACGCGTGCAGACAGCTATCGCTATGCCGGCAGTGGCAGAGCCTTTCATCAGGCAACGAGCGATCAGGCATCTGGAGAAGAATCGTGTCGTCATCTTTGGTGGTGGCACAGGCAACCCCCTCTTCACCACAGATACAGCCGCTGCCTTGCGAGCCGCTGAGATCAAGGCCAATGTCATTCTCATGGCTAAGAACAACGTGGACGGTGTTTATGACGACGATCCGAAATCTAACACCAATGCCAAGAAAATTGACGATATAAGCTTCGGAGAAGTGATACAAAGAGGTCTGAAGGTCATGGATCCAGCAGCTGTCTCTGTCTGTCAGGACAATGGCATTCCAATCGTTGTGTTCGACTTCGCAAAGCCCGGAAGTATTGAAAGAATCGTCTCGGGACAAAGAATAGGTACATTGGTAGCGACTGCTGTTGGAGGAAGAAAATGA
- a CDS encoding elongation factor Ts — MVDISASMVKELREKSGAAMMDCKKALVEAAGDLEKAFEVLRQKGVAVATKKSGRTASEGLVVGQISADGKTGAIVEINCETDFVARNDQFVELTKQVSDLVLKNKPADVEKFLAQSAGDKQVSELVTEAVAKTGENIILRRLAVFDATGEGIVGLYIHALGGKMGAILELSSTKPVDREKLAAIAREVAMHVVSAKPQYLTRDEIPADVVENERRIELGKADLAEKKPEMREKIVTGRVDKILNERSLNDQMFVKDPNSTVGKYLQTKGAELGTELKPVRFALFILGELAAETNGKED, encoded by the coding sequence ATGGTTGATATATCCGCATCCATGGTTAAGGAGCTGAGAGAGAAGTCCGGCGCCGCTATGATGGATTGCAAGAAGGCACTGGTCGAAGCGGCTGGAGATCTGGAAAAAGCTTTCGAGGTGCTGCGTCAGAAGGGTGTCGCGGTTGCCACCAAGAAGTCGGGTCGTACTGCTTCTGAAGGTCTCGTGGTCGGTCAAATTTCTGCTGACGGCAAGACCGGCGCGATTGTAGAGATAAATTGCGAAACAGATTTCGTTGCCCGTAACGATCAATTCGTCGAGTTGACCAAGCAAGTCTCGGATCTCGTTTTGAAGAACAAACCGGCAGATGTCGAGAAGTTCCTCGCTCAGAGCGCCGGCGACAAGCAGGTGAGCGAACTCGTCACCGAAGCAGTGGCAAAAACTGGTGAGAACATCATTCTTCGCCGACTGGCTGTTTTCGATGCGACTGGAGAAGGCATCGTCGGACTGTACATTCATGCCCTGGGCGGCAAAATGGGAGCGATTCTCGAGCTTTCATCGACTAAACCAGTCGATCGTGAAAAGCTCGCTGCCATTGCCCGCGAAGTTGCCATGCACGTAGTTTCGGCAAAACCACAGTATCTAACCAGAGACGAAATTCCAGCTGATGTTGTCGAAAATGAGCGTCGCATTGAGCTTGGAAAAGCCGATCTGGCAGAGAAGAAACCGGAGATGAGAGAAAAGATCGTCACCGGCCGAGTAGACAAGATTTTGAACGAACGCTCTTTGAACGATCAGATGTTCGTTAAGGATCCCAACAGCACCGTTGGCAAGTATTTGCAGACCAAGGGTGCCGAGCTTGGTACTGAGCTCAAACCCGTCAGGTTCGCGCTTTTCATTCTCGGTGAATTAGCGGCTGAGACAAACGGTAAAGAAGACTAA